AGAGCGGCtggcagccatggcggcggcggcggctacaaTGGCTGATGTAGTCCAAAACCCTAAAGAAGCGATGCCCACATACTGTTGTTTTTATATTGGGAAAATCTATGTGGAAAACGCGTCCTGCCTGATGTCAAGTGCGTCACAGAAGCGTCATCCGTGACGTCAAGGGTGGACAAAAGTGTCATGCCTGGCGTTAAATGTGTCGCGAAAGCAGCTCCGATGCGGTATGGCAGGTGTCATGGGAATCGCGAGGTGTGGGGTCCGGCTCCACGTGTCGGCGTCCCATGACACCTGATCTCAATCCGTGCGGTGCGCTAAGATTAGGAAAAATCCAGTGGATCAATAATCGCAAGCAATAGTTCCCATGGGATTGATAATTTTACAATTTTCTATCAACCTTTAGCCACACTTGGAACATGTCAACACTTCCCCGTTTACCACCATGACCACACGAGCACATTCTCCATATAATGAGCCACCCTAAAGCCACATGTATGGAGCAATATATGAATGCGTCACGCCGTCATAGTTGGCAGCGGTGTTTGAGTGGGCGTTGCCTTGCTGCCATCGGTAGATGGGGCATGACTGCATGAATAGgccctcggccatggcgccatATGGTTGTAGGTAGTTACCTCGCCACGAAGGGGCTCCTCATGCGCCTTTCACGGTCATGCCAGTGTGCTAACCCCGCTCGAGGATGGCAAAGGCAACCTTGATTTTTGGCAAGGTGGTTTGTCCTGGCGCTTAATGCGCATGTATACGACATGCCGAGTGAGcttcgccatgagcctgcatACGTGCCAACATGCGCCCTGCGTCAGCTCGAGGAGGATGGCATTGTCGAGCAGCAAGAGGTTGCGGGGTGAGTGGGTGGTGCAAAACAGCCAGCGCAAGACTCCCACAAGGCTCTCACTCCTGGTGCAGACAAAATGCATGGTAGCATTTGCACAATTCTCTCATTGCAGTCTGCTAGTACAAATCTGTCTCCTGTCAAAGATGCAGTGTCGACTTCATGCATCCTACTCCTAGATAGCAGTTGCTTGGAACCAGTTTAAGATGTTTAATTGTTTCCATATATTCCCACAAATGTTTTGGTAAGGATTTATTTTCTGAGTCATTTTATTTGATATATTATATATCGTCTCGGCGTTCATTCTTTCATGTGACGCAAAGCCATATTTTTCCTACGTACCTGCTTTCGTATATTTTTGAACAGCCCATTTATATTTAAGTTGGTTGAACAATGAGCAATACATCTGTTTGTCTATTTTGCCAGAAAGTCCCATCCTCTTGTTTTCTGGatgtactactccgtataaaAATTCGAAATCAAACGTGCACTACTACAACATTGATTAGATCGACCATATTTACACTAACACATCGTATGATGCAACCAATTCGATTCATGTATGTATTAGACGAGCCGAACGAAGGGTAAAACCGAAAAATTCGACGAGGCTCTAACCGGCGGAGGGGATTTAGGGGGAGGAATAATCACAaggcggcgaggccgaggaAGTCGACGGCGGACTTGGCCATTATGGCGGTGAACTCCTCGAAGCTGATGGATCCGTCGCCGTCGGTGTCGGCCTCGCGCATCATGTCGGTGAGCTCGGCGTAGCAGATCGGGTGGCCCATCTGCGCCATGGAGCgcgcgagctcggcggcggagatgtATCCGTTGCCGTCGCGGTCGAAGGCGCGGAAGGCCTCGGCGAGCTGCTCGTggtcgacggcgacggaggGGCGGCACGGCCCGAGGAGCAGCTGGGCGAGGGAGGACGTGAGCTCGTCGAACTCGACGGTGCCGTTGCCGTCGGCGTCCATGGTGGCGACGAGGGCGTGGATCTCGTCCCCCGCCGCGGGGCGGAGGCCGAGCGAGCGGAGGAGCGCGACGAGCTCGAGCTTGGTGAggctgccgtcgccgtcgaggtcgAAGCGGAGGAAGAGCTCGCGGAGCTGCCGGAGCTGCTCGTCCCGGAGCCGCGACCgccccccgccggcgcccgagggcgggggcgggggcgtgCCGCTCTCGGGGGGGAGGGACATGGATGTCGAGCGCTGAGCGCGGCGGGTCGCCGCCGCAGGAGCAACCGCCTGGCCCTGGCCCTGGATGGgcgcgtgggcgcgtgcgcTTCTGCTCCCTTCTTGGACGCGGTCTTCGGGGGCGAGGCGATGGCTCTGCATGTTGCGTGGCGTGAGGAGGCGCCACCGCCAGATCTGACCATGTCTCACCCTTTTTGGGGTCTCGTTTTGGACTTTGGTGACGAGGCCGGGGCATTCTTCCCCCTCGTTGCTATCTCTAATTATAGGCTCTACTTGTATAAGATATAAAATGGCCTTTGGTAATGCGGGCGCGGCAGGGCAACGACGATGAACATCGATCAGTGGGTTCACTGACCGATTTGGAGACACGCGACAACAACCCACTGatcatttgtgggcatttgtTCCCACTGGCACTTAGGTCTAgtgtttttctaaaaatcGCTAGTTTGaaaagtgttttaatttggtaaaaAATGGAGTGCTTTGTTGGGGAAACTAGTGATAATCCCCTCCAAAGTGGATAATACTctaaaaaaactcaaaaacTCTAATACCAAACAGACCTTAGGGTGATCATTTTGTTAAAGAATGCTTCTATTATAATCCTTCCGATCTACTATAATATGGAGTAAGTGTTTtaaatttagtacaattttataCTAAATTCAAGATCCTTCCGATCTACTATAATATGAAGTAAGTGttttggatttagtacaattttatattaaatccaagacacttgctatgaatcggagggactATTTGTGACATGCTGCGGATGAGAACCAACCATGGCACTGAGCATCTATATCGATAATTCAAACATGGTATGCTTCATTTTCGTGGACAATGATGGCACTGACAACAGCAAGGTATACTTCATTTTCGTCCACAATGATGGCACCGACAAGCCAGTGCGACGAGTAGTGGAGCCACGCTGttaacttttttttcgaaTGAACTTTGAAGGCAAAAATTTTAGATTGGACTATACTACTCTTTCATTGTGATAGTAAATGTACGTTAAATAGAAAATAAGTgcaatgtttttttcttttcatcgtGGTAAAAAAATTTAGTCACGCTTTTTCATATATTCCCTCCGtaccgaaataagtgacgtggatttgtttAGATTCTGATACATATCCACGtcatccacgtcacttatttcgggacggagggagtatatatatttttgaacaGATATTATATTTGAAGTCAGCGGCTCATTGGGTGGGGTTTGCCCCACCCACTAAATTTGGAAATCATTTTATCATAAGtaaaa
The Brachypodium distachyon strain Bd21 chromosome 2, Brachypodium_distachyon_v3.0, whole genome shotgun sequence genome window above contains:
- the LOC100833169 gene encoding probable calcium-binding protein CML12, yielding MQSHRLAPEDRVQEGSRSARAHAPIQGQGQAVAPAAATRRAQRSTSMSLPPESGTPPPPPSGAGGGRSRLRDEQLRQLRELFLRFDLDGDGSLTKLELVALLRSLGLRPAAGDEIHALVATMDADGNGTVEFDELTSSLAQLLLGPCRPSVAVDHEQLAEAFRAFDRDGNGYISAAELARSMAQMGHPICYAELTDMMREADTDGDGSISFEEFTAIMAKSAVDFLGLAAL